The sequence below is a genomic window from Deltaproteobacteria bacterium.
TGAGCCAGATCTCTACAGGGAAAGTCCTTCAGCGGTCGTTATGGGTAAGATCCCGATAGGAGGGATAAAACTGGGTCCCCGGCTCCATCTGCTAAAAATCCGGCACCCACCGACCGGCGACCCGTTGAGATGGAACCTCTGGGAGAAGCTGACCGAAAGAAAAATAAATCTTTTCTATCTCACCACCGTGTGTACCAACACACACGTAGAAACGGCATTTTGTATCTTACAGGAAAATGAAGGTCCCGTCTGGGACCTTCTTCATTCCGACGGCCGCCTGAAGGCACGGGTGCGGCTTGTTCCCGCAGTGGGGCCGCTTTCCATATTCCCTCATCAGTATTCTTTCGAAATGTTCGGCCTGTCCTTGTCCGCCCTGGGAAAGGCTCGGATTCCTTTACACGGTCTGGCCTCTTCCGTATCTTCCCTGACCTTTCTGACCGACTACGATCTCCTTGACAGCGCGGCCGCGGCCATGCTGGAATTCCTGGAACTGCCCTCGGGCCAAGCCCCCATAAGGCAACCGATACCCCAACCGGCTGAGAATCCGGAGGAGATCCCGGTATAAACCCGACCCGGTCTTCAATGAGTGTATAGTTCCCCCATGGATCCCTTGAAGCAACCCCAAAAGAGAAACCGTTTTTCCAGGCAAAAGGCCATGGAGACGGCGGCCGTGTACTGGGAACCCAGGATCAAGACATACGGGTTTCAAGTGTTCCGAAACCTTTCTCTGGTGGAGATGGAAGGAAGGCCGGATCGGTTGTCCGGTTGGGCTGAAACCATCCGGTACTTTACGGGGACGGGCCTTCAATTTGCTGTTGTATGGGTTCAACCCTCCCTGAACAGCCGTTTGTGCCTATATCTGGTTTTAGATAAAGGCGGTAAAAAGATCCCGGCCGCCTCCCTTGAGACCCTCTTTCCGGAAAGAGAGGGAGAATCCGTCACCATTACCTCTCCCGTTGAGGCGATCCACTTTCAGGGGCCCCATTTCGGCGACCGGTACGGCATCGCGCAGCAAACCTTTCGAATCCTCAAAAACGGGGGCGTTTCCGTCCTTGCATCGGTTTGCAGCAGTGCCTCCATTTATCTCGTATTGCCCTCGAAAAGGGCGGAGAAGGCAAAGGCCTTGCTGGAAGAAGCCTTTATCATTCCCAAAAGAAGGACCCCTTTGCAGGGGCCGTCTCGCCGGCCCCCTGGAGCGGCCGATGAACCCTAAACTAAGTAAAGAAAAAGACTGGAGGATGAGGGTGTTCGATTCCCTTTCCTTCCCCACCCTGATTCTCCGGCCGGATAAGGTCATTATTCATGCCAACCAGGTCTTCGTGGATCATTACGGGCCCATGGAGAAAATCATCGGCAGAAAATGCCATGAAATCTTTTACAACTCCGAGGACCCCTGTGCGGAGGAGCAATGTCCCCTTCCCAGGGTCCTGGCAGACAAGAAAGGACACTCAGCCCTGGTTGAACTCCGCTCTGAGAGCGGAGAAACCCGGTGGGAAGACCGCGTATTCTCTCCCATCCTGGACGACGATGGCGAAATCATCTACGTCATGGAGAGTGTACGGGACGTCACCCGGCTCAAGTCCCTTGAAAAAAAGCTGGAGGAGACCAAGGAATTTCTCGAAAAAGTCATTCAGGATTCCGCCAGCGCCATCGTAGCCGCGGACCTGAAGGGTAACATCCTGATCATGAACGAGGCTGCAGAGAAACTCTTCGGGTATACCTTCGAGGAGGCCAACCGATTGAAAAACGTGGAACAAATCTATCCTCCCGGGATAGCCAGGGAAATCATGCGAAAACTGAGGGATGATAACTATGGAGGAAAAGGAAAACTCCAGGGGGAAAAGACAACCATCATAAACTCCAGGGGCGAAGAGATTCCTGTGGAACTCAACGCCACCATCCTGTACGAGGGTGATCGGGAGGTGGCCACCATGGGCATCTTCAATGACCTCAGGGAAAAGCTCGCCGTGGAACAGGAACTGCGGGAGACCCAAATCCAGCTGGCCCAGTCCGAGAAGATGGCATCCTTAGGGCAACTCGCCGCAGGCGTCGCTCACGAGATCAACAATCCTCTGACCGGGATCCTTTTTTACGCTGAATTGGCCCTGGAGAGTATCGAGGAGGGACATCCCCTTACTGAAAACCTCAAGAACATCACCGAGGACGTCCACCGCTGCAAGAACATCGTGAAGAACCTCCTCGCTTACAGCAGACAGACCAATCCCGCCAAAAACATCATACAGCTGAACTCCCTCGTGGACCTGAGCCTAAACCTCATCCGTGACCAAAGGCTCTTCCGAAACATCGTCGTTAAAAAGGAATTGTCCAATGAAATGATGTTGATCCATGCCGACAAAAACCAGATCACCCAGGTGCTCATCAACCTGGTGATGAACGCCTGCGACGCCATGGAGGGCCATGGGACCCTGACCTTTCGAACCTATCGGGACCTTGCCAAGAAAAGGGCCTACCTGGAGATTTCCGATACCGGATGCGGAATACCTGAAGAAAATCTTCCCCGGATATTCGACCCTTTCTTCACGACAAAAGAGCCAGGAAAGGGGACAGGACTGGGGCTCAGCACCTCTTACGGGATCATCAAGGAAAACGGCGGGGACATTTCGGTCAAAGAGACCGGGCCGGACGGGACCACCTTCCTTGTTGAATTACCTCTTTATCGGGTGTCAGAGGATATCCCCGGCAAATAGGCACGCTGGATAAAACAAAAAAACAGCACGAGGATCAAATGAGCATGCAGGAAAACAGCTCCGACGAGTTTAAGACGAAAGTCCTGGTGGTGGATGATGAGAAACATATCCGGGACGGATGCCGCCAACTGCTCAGCAAGGATGGTTTCCAGGTCGCGGCGGCAGAGGACGGGAAAACGGCCCTGGAAAGAATCGAGCAGGAACATTTCGACATTGTGCTCCTCGACCTGATGATGCCGGGCATTTCAGGTATTGAGGCATTGGCCCGTATAAAGTCCCTCCATCCGGATACGGTCGTGATCGTCATCACGGGATATGCCACCTTGGATCATGCCATCGAGACGATGAAAAACGGGGCCTTTGACTTTGTTTCCAAGCCCTTTTCTCCCCAGGACCTCAGGCTGGTCATCTCCAAGGCCATAGATCATCTCCAGACCCTTCGGGACATCACCCATGAAAAATCCCGAATGCGCGTGCTCATCAACCACCTGACGGACGGTGTCCTGGCCACTGACAGGGAGAAAAAAATCGCCCTGGTCAACCCGGCGTTCCTGAGAATGATCGGCTATTTCGGCAAGGAGGCCACAGGCAGGCCGGCAGGTGAGGTCCTTCCGGACCCGTTAATGGAACGGATGATCGAGCAGGCCCTTTCCATGCCGAAAGACGAATTCTCCGAATTGAGGGAGGAAATCACTTACCACCCCCTTGATGAAACCGAGGAGCTGATCCTGGATGTGCGGTGCGTCCCATTCAGGGATAGGGTGGGGAGGAACCTGGGCTCCATCATGTTGCTCCATGACATTACGACCCTGAAAAAGATGGACCAGATGAAATCGGACCTGGTGTCCATGGTCGCCCACGAGATCCGGGGGCCTCTGAACACGGTCCTCATGCAGATCAAGCTGATAGTGGACGGGCTGGCAGGGGTCGTTACGGAGAAACAGAAGGAGATCCTTGATCGAACATCCGATCGGCTCAAGTCGTTGGTCCATCTCACTTCGGAACTACTGGATCTGGCCAAGATCGAATCCGGCCTGATCACCCAGGAGAAGGAAAAGGTGGACCTGGCTCCCATTCTGGCGGACCAGGTGGCCTTCTTTCAACCCAGGGCCGGGGCCAAGGGGATCCAATTGGATCTGGAAGCGCCGCCCGAACTGCCCCCTGTCCTGGCCAACAAAAACAGCATAATCGAGGTCATTACCAACCTGATCAGCAATGCCATCAAATATACCCCTGACAAGGGCCGCGTAACCGTCTCGGCCGGGACGGAAAACGGATCCATCTTTATCCGCGTGGAGGATACGGGTATAGGGATCGAGGAGGAAGAAGTAGACCACATCATGGAACGTTTCTACCGGGTAAAAAACGATAAAACCCGCTTTATCAGCGGGACCGGCCTGGGACTTGCCATCGTGAACAGTATCGTCAAGGCCCACCACGGAAAGATTATCGTCAAGAGCAAGGTGGACGAGGGAAGCACTTTCACCGTCTACCTGCCCATCTTTTCATCCTGAGTTCGGAGTGCCGATTCCTGATCCCTTGACCCATAACCCACTTCTTATTATCCCATTCCCCTATCCTGAAAAAAGCCGCACAGGGGACACCCCTTGTGCGGCTTTTTCATTCATAAATATTAGGTTGGATATTTAACTCTGTGCTTCTTAGCCCTTCTTGCCGAAGCGCTTGCGGCCGACACCAACTAATCCGAGGAGGCCTGATCCCACGAGCAGCATTGTGGCCGGCTCAGGTACGGGGGCTAACGCGTCGTGCTGCAAATCATC
It includes:
- a CDS encoding PAS domain S-box protein, yielding MNPKLSKEKDWRMRVFDSLSFPTLILRPDKVIIHANQVFVDHYGPMEKIIGRKCHEIFYNSEDPCAEEQCPLPRVLADKKGHSALVELRSESGETRWEDRVFSPILDDDGEIIYVMESVRDVTRLKSLEKKLEETKEFLEKVIQDSASAIVAADLKGNILIMNEAAEKLFGYTFEEANRLKNVEQIYPPGIAREIMRKLRDDNYGGKGKLQGEKTTIINSRGEEIPVELNATILYEGDREVATMGIFNDLREKLAVEQELRETQIQLAQSEKMASLGQLAAGVAHEINNPLTGILFYAELALESIEEGHPLTENLKNITEDVHRCKNIVKNLLAYSRQTNPAKNIIQLNSLVDLSLNLIRDQRLFRNIVVKKELSNEMMLIHADKNQITQVLINLVMNACDAMEGHGTLTFRTYRDLAKKRAYLEISDTGCGIPEENLPRIFDPFFTTKEPGKGTGLGLSTSYGIIKENGGDISVKETGPDGTTFLVELPLYRVSEDIPGK
- a CDS encoding response regulator, translating into MSMQENSSDEFKTKVLVVDDEKHIRDGCRQLLSKDGFQVAAAEDGKTALERIEQEHFDIVLLDLMMPGISGIEALARIKSLHPDTVVIVITGYATLDHAIETMKNGAFDFVSKPFSPQDLRLVISKAIDHLQTLRDITHEKSRMRVLINHLTDGVLATDREKKIALVNPAFLRMIGYFGKEATGRPAGEVLPDPLMERMIEQALSMPKDEFSELREEITYHPLDETEELILDVRCVPFRDRVGRNLGSIMLLHDITTLKKMDQMKSDLVSMVAHEIRGPLNTVLMQIKLIVDGLAGVVTEKQKEILDRTSDRLKSLVHLTSELLDLAKIESGLITQEKEKVDLAPILADQVAFFQPRAGAKGIQLDLEAPPELPPVLANKNSIIEVITNLISNAIKYTPDKGRVTVSAGTENGSIFIRVEDTGIGIEEEEVDHIMERFYRVKNDKTRFISGTGLGLAIVNSIVKAHHGKIIVKSKVDEGSTFTVYLPIFSS
- a CDS encoding PEP-CTERM sorting domain-containing protein, which codes for DDLQHDALAPVPEPATMLLVGSGLLGLVGVGRKRFGKKG